A genomic region of Rhipicephalus sanguineus isolate Rsan-2018 chromosome 3, BIME_Rsan_1.4, whole genome shotgun sequence contains the following coding sequences:
- the LOC119385918 gene encoding retrovirus-related Pol polyprotein from transposon 17.6 — protein MASRPPVFDETVSSWSTYRIRLEAYFEGNEITDSAKRRALLVSSLSDNVVRLLQGRLSTVSVNSRTYEQIVEYLEEQYNPQVNETAASFSFFMRKQQEGESVREYISDLRRLAKNCNFGDSLNRMLRDRIVCGIRDDDARRCLLTHKKLTVEEAEEFAIASEKALNDVRDMREGLPETTMSSTNVLQSQRGRRHWTQRGNEASRHACDRCGGPHATRTCRHRNARCYHCGIKGHLAKVCSQGRSRATGAFAVEPTEGESEEEMLLALVAHSSGDGATLKPREENLTWQGRTLRMIIDTGSPVSVIPMNIFEKHRKWWPALEKTSLRLTCFLGPLPVVGRITMKVQSGSTVVESTVIVVGCQGPLLCGRNTIEAFRRAGVSLWDDGNSSSVNVVRENAEVNPLLEEFSDLFEDKLGCCRGPPVKLHLKEGARPRFCKARTVPYAMHAKVSAEIDRLVQDEVLSPVSVSEWATPVVPVAKKNGDIRLCGDFKLTVNPASHLEQYPLPKVEDIFAALSGGEVFTTLDLRNAYNQLPLDAEARKTTVLNTHRGLYCYNRLAFGIASAPALFQRRMESILLGVPNVQVYLDDIIVAEKRNDTSVLRQVFQRLRENNLKLNKAKCRFREAQVSFLGHRIDADGLHPLQDNLEAVLAAPKPASVSQLKSFLGLVTYYAKFLPNLSTTLAPLYGLLAKGVQWNWGPAHDRACEAVKIALSKAKFLVHYDPQKPLRLECDASAVGLGAVLSHRINGKDYPIAFRSRTLTPAERNYSQLEKEALALVFGVTRFRDYLFGNKFCLVTDHKPLTGLFHRDKPIPQMAAARIQRWALLLSAYQYDIEYRKGSLNANADALSRLPLPEPAHHGEDDPVEYVLHAQALTDLSLCTQQLVDSTNDDALLRQVKTWIRRGWPKQLGQEQQGFLPYFTRRHELTDNTDSRRPIARRDDARFSAKDPSKRTISRGGGPGARGEHIHSADAAFSSGGACVVTPVQSSRSAMVTRHGDVIKR, from the exons ATGGCATCACGCCCCCCGGTTTTCGACGAAACGGTGAGCAGCTGGAGCACGTACAGGATACGTCTGGAAGCGTATTTCGAGGGAAATGAAATCACCGACAGTGCAAAGCGCCGTGCTCTTCTGGTGTCTTCGTTGAGCGATAATGTCGTCCGCCTCTTGCAAGGTCGCCTTTCAACCGTGTCGGTCAACAGCCGAACCTACGAGCAAATCGTTGAATACCTGGAGGAACAGTACAATCCCCAAGTTAATGAAACAGCAGCAAGTTTCTCGTTCTTCATGCGCAAGCAACAGGAAGGTGAGAGCGTTCGGGAATACATCTCCGACCTCCGAAGATTGGCGAAGAATTGCAATTTCGGCGACTCCCTGAATCGGATGCTGCGAGACCGCATCGTATGCGGCATTCGGGATGACGATGCCCGTCGTTGCCTCCTTACGCATAAGAAGCTAACAGTCGAGGAGGCGGAGGAATTCGCCATAGCATCGGAAAAAGCACTGAACGACGTGCGAGACATGCGCGAAGGGCTCCCGGAGACGACAATGAGCAGCACCAACGTTTTGCAGTCGCAGCGAGGGCGGCGGCATTGGACACAGCGGGGCAATGAAGCAAGCAGGCATGCGTGCGATCGATGTGGGGGCCCCCACGCTACGCGCACTTGCCGTCATCGCAACGCAAGATGCTATCATTGCGGCATTAAAGGACACCTGGCAAAGGTGTGCAGCCAGGGACGTTCCCGGGCGACGGGCGCATTTGCCGTAGAGCCAACAGAAGGTGAGAGCGAAGAAGAGATGCTGCTTGCTCTCGTTGCTCACAGCTCGGGCGACGGAGCTACATTGAAGCCACGAGAGGAAAATTTGACGTGGCAGGGTCGGACACTGCGTATGATCATAGACACGGGTTCTCCGGTCAGCGTCATCCCCATGAACATATTTGAGAAGCATCGCAAGTGGTGGCCGGCTCTGGAGAAGACGTCGCTCCGGTTAACATGCTTCTTGGGGCCATTACCTGTTGTCGGTCGGATAACTATGAAGGTACAGTCAGGTTCAACAGTGGTTGAGAGCACGGTAATCGTTGTTGGCTGTCAGGGACCGCTTCTCTGTGGCCGGAACACTATAGAAGCATTTCGCAGGGCAGGGGTGTCCCTTTGGGACGACGGTAATTCTTCGAGTGTAAATGTGGTGCGGGAAAACGCCGAAGTGAATCCCCTGCTCGAAGAATTTTCGGATCTTTTTGAAGACAAGCTTGGTTGTTGCAGGGGGCCACCTGTGAAACTGCACCTCAAAGAGGGAGCCCGCCCACGTTTCTGTAAAGCACGTACAGTGCCGTATGCTATGCATGCAAAAGTCTCAGCCGAGATCGACCGTCTCGTGCAAGACGAGGTGCTTTCGCCGGTAAGTGTTTCGGAATGGGCAACTCCGGTCGTTCCAGTCGCAAAGAAGAACGGCGACATACGGTTGTGCGGCGACTTCAAGTTGACCGTTAACCCAGCGTCGCACTTGGAACAATATCCCTTGCCCAAGGTTGAAGACATTTTCGCGGCTCTTTCCGGAGGAGAAGTCTTCACAACGTTGGACTTGCGCAACGCCTACAATCAGCTGCCGCTGGACGCAGAAGCAAGGAAGACAACTGTGCTTAACACACACCGAGGCCTGTATTGCTACAATCGACTAGCATTTGGGATTGCTTCAGCCCCCGCCTTGTTTCAGCGACGCATGGAATCCATACTGCTAGGGGTGCCGAACGTCCAagtgtacctcgacgacatcatCGTGGCGGAAAAGAGAAACGACACTTCCGTGCTCCGGCAGGTGTTTCAGCGGCTGCGGGAAAACAACCTGAAGCTGAACAAAGCAAAGTGTCGATTCAGAGAAGCGCAAGTGTCGTTCCTAGGGCATCGCATCGATGCGGATGGCCTTCATCCCCTGCAAGACAACCTGGAGGCGGTACTAGCAGCGCCGAAGCCAGCATCGGTAAGCCAGCTGAAGTCTTTCCTGGGCTTGGTGACATACTATGCGAAGTTTTTACCCAACTTGTCAACGACACTAGCTCCATTATATGGCCTACTGGCAAAAGGTGTGCAATGGAACTGGGGGCCAGCGCATGACAGGGCGTGTGAGGCAGTAAAGATTGCCTTAAGTAAGGCTAAATTTCTTGTTCACTATGACCCGCAAAAGCCTCTACGACTGGAGTGCGATGCGTCGGCGGTCGGCTTGGGCGCAGTGCTGTCACATCGGATTAACGGCAAAGACTATCCGATAGCTTTTCGCTCAAGAACCTTAACACCGGCGGAGCGCAACTACTCGCAACTGGAAAAGGAAGCGCTCGCGCTAGTTTTCGGGGTTACAAGGTTTCGAGACTATCTTTTTGGTAATAAATTTTGTTTGGTGACTGATCATAAGCCACTGACAGGGCTATTTCATCGCGACAAACCGATTCCGCAAATGGCGGCGGCCAGGATCCAGAGATGGGCACTACTATTATCCGCATATCAGTATGACATTGAGTACCGAAAAGGGTCATTGAATGCGAATGCCGACGCCTTGAGCCGGTTGCCTCTGCCGGAGCCAGCGCACCACGGTGAAGATGATCCCGTAGAATATGTGCTGCATGCGCAAGCATTGACAGATTTATCTCTTTGCACGCAGCAGTTGGTCGACAGCACGAACGATGACGCTCTTCTGAGGCAAGTGAAGACATGGATTCGGCGCGGCTGGCCTAAACAACTCGGGCAGGAGCAACAGGGCTTCCTGCCGTACTTCACCCGCAGACACGAACTTACT GACAACACCGACTCAAGGCGGCCAATCGCCCGCCGAGATGATGCTCGGTTTTCAGCCAAGGACCCGTCTAAGCGCACAATTTCCAGAGGAGGTGGACCGGGAGCCCGTGGTGAACACATTCACAGCGCCGATGCAGCGTTTTCCTCAGGGGGCGCCTGTGTGGTCACGCCAGTACAATCAAGCCGGTCAGCGATGGTTACCcggcacggtgacgtcatcaagagGTAG